The following DNA comes from Candidatus Nitrosotalea okcheonensis.
TCTATGGTTCTTGCCTGTATATTCTCATTTTGCAAGGATCCTTAACGAAGATCTAAACTAGTTTATAGATCTGTTGGTCTGTTTTGAATTTCTTCTTGGGATAAGATGAGATTTAATTTATTTACCAAACCGAAAATGCTTGAATTTATCTACAATAGAATCTCCCTTGGTTTTTTCTTTTAATTCTGCTGATGCATGGTCTTTACAATAACATTGATCCTTCTCATCCACAAGTATGTCTTTTTCACACTTGGCTATGCCACACACCTCACATACTGCAAAAGTATGTCTTTTTTGTAAACCTAGTTTGTGGTGACAGTCTGCAATATCATCTTCTATTATCACATCAGATGCAGGCAGAATGATTCTGGAGTAATTATTTTCTTTAGATTCGAACTCAATCTCCATCTTAGGAACATAAACTAGTCGTGGTCTTGTTGTTATTGTGTTAATATCTGGTGCATGATGATATTCTTTGACTTCCGTTTTCTCTCGTGATATTTTTACCTCGTAGTGGATAATTGTCTTATTATCTCTAACTATCTCAGTTTTGACTTTAAACTCGATATCTTTCTTGTTTAAGCTTGGATCTAACTTGGATACTGCAGAATTAGGTTCTTGAGTAACTTCTATTGTAGTAGGGCTTAGATCTTCCAAATCTCTCACAATTTGTTTTTGCATGTTATCCAAATCATAAGGACTATGGCCCTTGTCATCTATACTGTAAAGTATTTCTCCGGATAATCCGTCTACAAAATATTTTCCTGAATTTTGTTGTGTGTGGATTTGTCTATCGGGAGTTTTGAATTGTTCACGCAAATTAAATTCCACTATATAGTATGGATGAAAGATCAATTCTCGTCTCTTTATGACTACTCTGTCTTTATTTTTTAATGTCAAAATAGAATAATCATCAAAAGTACCTTTTAACAGTAGACTGTTTTCTATGACAGATAATTTGCTATCAGTACGACCTAGCATTACTCTCTTGTATTGTTCCATGAAGGTAGAACCATCCCAAAGATCTAATTGTTTTGAACTTGGATTATTTGAAGCCCATCCCATTGCATCTGATGAGAAATCAGAAGATGTTACAAACAATCCTTTGTTAATGTTCAAATCATCCAATTTTGCTACAAAATCCCGAATTTCTTTTATTCCGACTTTTCTATCTTCTGTATAATTTTTACATTCTATTGCAAGTGCAATGCTTCCACGTTTGGCTATGACATCAATTTCATTAAATTGACCCGATTGTCCTCGAATTTTTTGACCTCTCGTAGTTTGATATCCTCTATCTTTGAATATTCTTTCAACAGATTCTTCTAATCTAGTTCCAAGATCGCGTGTTGTTTTTTGAATTATCGGTTTTTCACTATCGGAAATTGGCTCATAGTCTTCTGTTTTAATCTCTTGTTGTGGAATATTTTCTTGGGATAAGTTATTTAGATTAATGCCACATTC
Coding sequences within:
- a CDS encoding restriction endonuclease — its product is MKFCPECGKDLNGSTKFCPECGINLNNLSQENIPQQEIKTEDYEPISDSEKPIIQKTTRDLGTRLEESVERIFKDRGYQTTRGQKIRGQSGQFNEIDVIAKRGSIALAIECKNYTEDRKVGIKEIRDFVAKLDDLNINKGLFVTSSDFSSDAMGWASNNPSSKQLDLWDGSTFMEQYKRVMLGRTDSKLSVIENSLLLKGTFDDYSILTLKNKDRVVIKRRELIFHPYYIVEFNLREQFKTPDRQIHTQQNSGKYFVDGLSGEILYSIDDKGHSPYDLDNMQKQIVRDLEDLSPTTIEVTQEPNSAVSKLDPSLNKKDIEFKVKTEIVRDNKTIIHYEVKISREKTEVKEYHHAPDINTITTRPRLVYVPKMEIEFESKENNYSRIILPASDVIIEDDIADCHHKLGLQKRHTFAVCEVCGIAKCEKDILVDEKDQCYCKDHASAELKEKTKGDSIVDKFKHFRFGK